Proteins encoded in a region of the Populus nigra chromosome 3, ddPopNigr1.1, whole genome shotgun sequence genome:
- the LOC133688103 gene encoding uncharacterized protein LOC133688103, with protein sequence MAPKPDSHTLAAAASDPSSTSSMDPLLLLLNFLPYSILRPPRLRLKLPTFTLPSPMTVFSLVLLTYFMVVSGIVYDVIVEPPGIGSTQDPYTGSVKPLVFMAGRVNGQYIIEGLSSGFMFVVGGVGIILMDLALDKNRAKSVKVSYATAGISSVVIAYVMSMLFIRIKIPAYLH encoded by the coding sequence ATGGCACCCAAACCCGATTCCCACACCCTAGCCGCCGCCGCTTCCGACCCATCATCCACCTCCTCCATGGATccactcctcctcctcctcaattTTCTACCGTACTCCATCCTCCGCCCACCACGCCTCCGTCTCAAACTCCCCACCTTCACTCTCCCTTCCCCCATGACAGTTTTCTCTTTAGTCCTCCTCACCTACTTCATGGTCGTCTCTGGCATCGTCTATGACGTCATCGTTGAACCACCTGGTATTGGGTCAACCCAAGACCCATATACCGGATCTGTCAAGCCTTTGGTTTTCATGGCAGGAAGAGTTAACGGGCAGTATATAATTGAAGGGCTCTCTTCTGGGTTCATGTTTGTTGTTGGTGGTGTTGGCATTATTTTGATGGATCTGGCACTTGATAAAAATCGGGCCAAAAGTGTTAAGGTTTCTTATGCTACTGCAGGGATTTCCTCTGTTGTTATTGCTTATGTTATGAGTATGCTTTTTATTCGGATTAAGATTCCTGCTTATCTTCATTGA
- the LOC133687974 gene encoding nucleotide-sugar uncharacterized transporter 1-like, translating into MLYSREILNFLGRKDVRKILKRKDSDAGERGKALEELRSSLFSRFRFSESAKRQEKRSCGPVLALTFNFLVAVGIIFMNKWVLQGVGFHFPICLSFIHYLLSWALMAILKAFSVLPGSPPSKSTRLSLFTLGFVMSLSTGLANVSLKYNSVGFYQMAKIAVTPSIVLAEFIWFKKRVSFSKVVALTVVSIGVAVATVTDLQFSLFGACVALAWIIPSAVNKILWSTLQQRENWTALALMWKTTPITLFFLATLIPFFDPPGVFSYDWNFRNTALILLSAVLGFLLQWSGALALGATSAISHVVLGQFKTCVVLLGNFCIFGSNPGMTSISGAFMAIAGMSGYTYLNIHNPKPQTGKSSPRKSSTQSRLSKENGDGYGGESV; encoded by the exons ATGCTCTATAGCcgtgaaattttgaatttcttaggAAGGAAAGATGTGAGGAAGATACTCAAGAGGAAAGACAGTGATGCTGGTGAAAGAG GAAAAGCTTTGGAAGAATTGCGGTCGTCTTTATTTAGCAGATTTCGCTTTTCTGAAAGCGCAAAGAGACAAGAGAAACGATCATGTGGCCCTGTCCTTGCTCTTACATTCAATTTCTTGGTTGCTGTGGGTattattttcatgaacaaaTGG GTGCTTCAAGGAGTTGGCTTCCATTTTCCTATATGTCTTAGTTTTATTCACTATTTACTAAGCTGGGCACTGATGGCCATTTTAAAAGCTTTCTCTGTACTTCCTGGATCTCCTCCGTCCAAATCTACTCGTTTATCTTTATTCACTCTTGGCTTTGTTATGTCCCTCTCTACTGGCCTAGCTAATGTTAGCCTGAAATACAATAG TGTTGGTTTCTATCAGATGGCTAAGATTGCTGTTACGCCGTCGATTGTTTTAGCAGaatttatatggtttaaaaagAGAGTTTCTTTCTCCAAG GTGGTTGCACTTACAGTTGTCTCTATTGGTGTTGCTGTGGCTACAGTAACTGATTTGCAATTCAGCCTCTTTGGTGCTTGTGTAGCATTGGCATGGATAATTCCTAGTGCAGTCAATAAGATTCTCTGGTCCACTCTGCAACAGCGGGAGAACTGGACAGCCTTGGC GTTAATGTGGAAGACTACACCAATTACATTGTTTTTCCTTGCTACTTTGATTCCTTTCTTCGACCCCCCTGGTGTCTTCTCCTATGATTGGAATTTCAGAAACACAGCACTAATTCTCTTGTCTGCTGTTCTTGGCTTTTTGCTTCAGTGGTCTGGTGCTTTGGCGCTTGG GGCGACGTCTGCTATTTCACATGTTGTTCTTGGTCAATTCAAAACATGTGTTGTGCTTCTTGGAAACTTCTGCATCTTTGGCTCCAATCCAGGAATGACCAGTATATCTGGCGCATTTATGGCTATTGCTGGCATGTCTGGTTACACATACCTCAATATACACAATCCAAAGCCACAAACAGGAAAATCGTCTCCCAGGAAATCTTCCACACAATCCAGATTGAGTAAAGAAAATGGAGATGGCTATGGTGGAGAATCTGTGTAA
- the LOC133690269 gene encoding probable WRKY transcription factor 11, which translates to MAVDLVRYSKMEDQMAIQEAASAGLQSMEHLIFALSNQTRQNHQLDCGEITNFTVAKFKQVISMLNRTGHARFRRGPTSPSSYPVPVRPVPQEPHKLNLDFVNSNSPPKAESKNDLSLGSQYSKDSLSSGTTTSSFVSSVTADGSVSNGKQGGSSLFGTQARSTGKPPLSSTHRKKCHDHALSARKISSGGSCHCSKRRKSRVKRTIRVPAVSSKIADIPADEHSWRKYGQKPIKGSPYPRGYYKCSSVRECPARKHVERAVDDSAMLIVTYEGEHSHSHTPLPEDVTASAAMRHVFHST; encoded by the exons ATGGCTGTGGATCTAGTTAGGTATTCAAAGATGGAAGATCAGATGGCTATACAAGAAGCTGCATCAGCTGGGCTCCAGAGCATGGAGCACTTGATCTTTGCACTCTCTAACCAAACTCGACAAAACCACCAACTTGACTGCGGAGAAATCACAAACTTCACCGTTGCTAAGTTCAAGCAAGTCATCTCCATGTTGAACCGGACCGGTCATGCCCGTTTTCGCCGTGGACCAACTTCTCCTTCTTCCTACCCGGTTCCCGTCCGACCTGTCCCTCAAGAACCTCACAAACTGAACCTTGATTTTGTTAACAGTAATAGCCCCCCTAAAGCTGAGTCGAAAAATGACCTGTCTTTGGGTAGTCAGTATTCAAAGGATAGCCTTAGCTCTGGCACCACCACCTCATCCTTCGTGTCTTCTGTTACAGCTGATGGGAGTGTCTCTAATGGGAAACAAGGTGGCTCTTCTCTTTTCGGAACTCAAGCGCGATCTACCGGAAAACCACCTCTCTCATCGACCCACCGCAAGAAATGCCACGATCATGCCCTCTCCGCCAGAAAGATCTCCTCCGGTGGCAGCTGTCATTGCTCCAAAAGAAG gAAATCAAGGGTTAAGAGGACAATAAGGGTACCAGCAGTGAGTTCCAAGATTGCCGATATACCAGCAGATGAGCACTCATGGAGAAAATATGGTCAAAAGCCAATTAAGGGCTCACCATACCCaag AGGGTATTACAAGTGTAGCAGTGTTAGAGAATGTCCAGCAAGGAAGCATGTGGAGCGTGCCGTAGATGACTCGGCCATGCTTATCGTGACTTACGAGGGGGAGCACAGTCACTCACATACTCCGTTGCCGGAAGACGTCACAGCTAGTGCTGCAATGCGACACGTGTTTCACTCAACATGA